Within Bradymonas sediminis, the genomic segment AAAATGAGTGCTTCGCCCGCACCGCTTTGAAGTACCGCGGCCATCAACGCGTCATATTGATGCTCTTCAAAGTGATAGCCGTAGGTCGGATAAAACAAAAGCACATTCCAATCTTCACGAAAGGGGTCTCCGAACGGATTATTGCTAGCAAACGCCTGCTTCCAAGTTTGAAGAAGCTGAGCTCGTTCTTGTTTCGTTGTAAGAGTGTCTACCATTTGCTTTCTCCAATAAATTTTAATTTCCTAACACCATCTTCAACACCATGAACATCCACTGTTGGCGGTCCAAATTTTAACGTTTCTCGCAAGGTAATATGCCCACCCTTTCCACCTTTTGCTACAAATACGCCGCCCTTGGCTTCCGTGACAACATTCCCATTCCTCAAGCGATCGAATACTTTCCGCGCATCGTTTGCATCACCTTGTAGCTCCCGTACACCTCTTCTTTTGCCAGGACGCCCGAGGTTTTTAAGTGTGATGTTTTTCGAATATAGAGCACTCTTCCACTTCAATTGCTCTCGCGAAAACTGACTTATCTCTTGCCCTGCCTTGGCGGTCTTATGTGCATTTTCAAGTGATGTGGTAACTTTTACTGTATTGTCGGCTGCGTTCGAATTTTTGGCTGACTTCAGCAGACGAGCAGCTTTGCCAACAAGCTTAAAAAGCCCTTTAGCTGCCATCGCAATTCCCTTACCACCGAGTTCAATTGTCCCGGTTTTGAGACCGTAATCAATTTCATCCTCACAACCCACACCACAGTTCGCCAAAAGCCCTTCGGGATCAGTAAATGTTATTGGATTGTTTTTTGAGTACGTATAAAGATTGAGCTCGTCGCCGTTAACGCTGTTGATATCCGGCGCAGCCAACAACAACGGATCCGGCGACAACCAACGCCTCAACTCCGGGTCATAAACCCTGGCCCCCATAAAATACCACCCGGTCGCCGGGTCCGGCTCAAAGCCGACAAATTGGTGAGTAGGCGCGTCGAGCTCGCTGACCGACAGCGTCTCGCCCCACGCACCGTATTCGGCCTCCTCAAACGGCAGCGACATCTGCTCAGACCAGTCGGCCCTGGCGAGCGTGGAGCCGCGGATGTCGGTGTGCAGGTAGCCGGATTGGCGCTCGTCGCGGGCGCCGTCGATGAGCGAGCGCGCCTCCTCGACCATCACGGCGCCGTTGACCGGCACGCGCAACAGCATGATGCCCTCGTCGGGGCGAATCTCGGCGAGCCCGGCGAAGTCGATGACGCGTTTCTGGTACGCGACGTTTCGCCGCGCGACGCCTTGCCGATACGCAACGCAGCGGAGCGCGTCAGAAGGGGGGCGTCGCGCTGGAGAGACGTTGCTTTAATAAGCACTCTATTTAGCGAGGCGGCGCTGGCACGCGACGTAACATGATGCCCTCATCGGGGGAGATCTCGGCGAAGTCGATGACGCGCTTTATATTGATCGGTGAGGTTATCAGTCGTCGCCCGCAGCACTCGGCCCTCGCCGCAGACGTGGCGGGTGGTTTGGTTGGCGATAAGTGTATTCGGGCCGCCCCAACTGATTATCTATCAAATCGACCACCGCGTGGGGCCTTGCCGCCCCACGCGGTGGTCGATCCAGGAAGCTAAAACTAGTGATAAATACTAAGATGAGAATGCGGTGACATA encodes:
- a CDS encoding RHS repeat-associated core domain-containing protein, with the protein product MLLRVPVNGAVMVEEARSLIDGARDERQSGYLHTDIRGSTLARADWSEQMSLPFEEAEYGAWGETLSVSELDAPTHQFVGFEPDPATGWYFMGARVYDPELRRWLSPDPLLLAAPDINSVNGDELNLYTYSKNNPITFTDPEGLLANCGVGCEDEIDYGLKTGTIELGGKGIAMAAKGLFKLVGKAARLLKSAKNSNAADNTVKVTTSLENAHKTAKAGQEISQFSREQLKWKSALYSKNITLKNLGRPGKRRGVRELQGDANDARKVFDRLRNGNVVTEAKGGVFVAKGGKGGHITLRETLKFGPPTVDVHGVEDGVRKLKFIGESKW